One genomic segment of Candidatus Berkiella aquae includes these proteins:
- the accB gene encoding acetyl-CoA carboxylase biotin carboxyl carrier protein, with the protein MDIRKIKKLIELLEESGVNEIEIREGEESVRISRKMESAAPQYVVAQSPAAPMAPAVQAAAPAPTAPPAQDNKPALPEGHVMTSPMVGTMYRAPSPTQPPFVEIGSTVKAGDTLCIVEAMKMLNQIEADISGTIVAILIENGQPVEFGQPLFVIK; encoded by the coding sequence ATGGATATTCGTAAAATTAAAAAACTCATTGAACTCCTAGAAGAATCTGGCGTCAATGAAATTGAAATCCGCGAAGGAGAAGAATCCGTTCGCATCAGCCGAAAGATGGAAAGCGCAGCACCGCAATATGTTGTTGCCCAATCTCCAGCAGCGCCTATGGCTCCTGCTGTGCAAGCGGCTGCACCTGCGCCAACAGCGCCGCCAGCACAAGATAATAAACCTGCTTTACCTGAAGGCCATGTCATGACCTCTCCAATGGTCGGCACTATGTATCGAGCGCCTTCTCCAACCCAACCTCCCTTTGTAGAAATTGGCTCGACCGTGAAAGCAGGCGATACATTATGTATTGTTGAAGCAATGAAAATGCTTAACCAAATTGAAGCTGATATCTCGGGTACTATCGTTGCCATTTTAATTGAAAATGGTCAACCCGTAGAATTTGGTCAACCCCTATTTGTGATTAAATAA
- a CDS encoding diguanylate cyclase gives MNNSILQAQDTKELLKAVIKLRNCLEDPLANTWQSALNDLEQACKSLPEPPILALMNKIHHLLSPYIENIGLENIPGEIINDCHIYIQKLEEVIAIHVMDPMLTTHDIAQSKPFLLIGLQDKQLTEEIIHQVIYFGYPSLACHSLHEIIQKVDASSTIYSAIILDTEYCKKEDLQTLKELSEKVPIIFISHHHDVASRLFAVQAGGRGYLVSPLEFTNLIEKIDQITTPTSERSPYRILIVEDSRTQAKVIRKHLEKAGMITEILLDPLKINDVLIEFQPDLILLDLYMPQCSGVDLAKVIRQQDMFVGIPIVYLSAEEDVGMQLTAIRGGGDDFLTKPIVPQYMIDAIAARAARSRTLRAEMIMDSLTETLNHTRILEQLELEIARAKRNKTPLSFAMIDIDHFKLINDSHGHPVGDRVIKGLARLLKQRLRRSDSIGRYGGEEFAIILPQTEPETFYAKLDEIRRGFSKLLHRSSDPLIEFSATFSAGLAKFNNQIHSVDEFVQAADKALYEAKAKGRNCIVLDGKSTLLP, from the coding sequence ATGAATAATTCCATTTTACAAGCCCAAGACACGAAAGAGTTACTAAAGGCAGTTATAAAGCTAAGAAACTGCCTTGAAGATCCCTTGGCTAATACTTGGCAAAGCGCCCTTAACGATTTAGAACAAGCCTGCAAATCGCTGCCAGAACCCCCTATTTTAGCTTTGATGAACAAAATCCATCATTTACTAAGCCCCTATATCGAAAATATCGGATTAGAAAACATCCCTGGCGAGATCATCAATGATTGTCATATTTATATCCAAAAACTAGAAGAAGTCATTGCCATTCATGTCATGGATCCTATGTTAACAACGCATGATATCGCGCAAAGCAAACCGTTTCTTCTTATAGGCTTACAAGATAAACAATTAACCGAAGAAATTATTCATCAGGTCATTTATTTTGGTTATCCTTCTCTTGCTTGCCATTCACTACATGAAATCATTCAAAAAGTAGATGCCTCATCTACCATTTACAGTGCCATCATTTTAGATACTGAATATTGTAAAAAAGAAGATCTACAAACGCTTAAAGAATTATCTGAAAAAGTTCCTATCATTTTTATCTCGCACCATCATGATGTCGCGAGCCGCTTATTTGCTGTACAAGCGGGTGGGCGTGGCTATTTAGTGAGTCCTTTAGAATTTACTAATTTAATTGAAAAAATTGATCAAATAACAACACCAACGAGTGAAAGAAGCCCTTATCGAATTCTGATTGTGGAAGATTCACGAACACAAGCCAAAGTAATTCGCAAACATTTAGAAAAGGCGGGGATGATCACTGAAATATTGCTTGATCCGCTCAAAATTAATGATGTTCTCATTGAGTTTCAGCCCGATCTTATTTTACTTGATCTTTACATGCCGCAGTGTTCTGGTGTTGATTTAGCCAAGGTGATTCGTCAGCAAGATATGTTCGTCGGCATCCCGATTGTTTATCTGTCCGCTGAAGAGGACGTTGGCATGCAGCTTACGGCTATCCGAGGGGGTGGTGATGACTTTTTAACCAAGCCCATCGTACCTCAATATATGATTGATGCTATAGCAGCACGCGCTGCACGTTCTCGCACCTTACGTGCAGAAATGATCATGGATAGCTTAACTGAAACACTGAATCACACTCGAATTTTAGAACAGCTAGAATTAGAAATTGCCAGAGCAAAACGCAACAAAACGCCCTTAAGCTTTGCCATGATAGACATTGATCATTTTAAATTAATAAATGATAGCCATGGACATCCTGTCGGAGATCGAGTCATTAAAGGACTGGCTCGTTTACTCAAACAACGATTGCGTCGTTCTGACAGTATTGGGCGCTATGGTGGGGAAGAATTCGCGATTATTCTACCTCAAACCGAACCTGAAACTTTTTACGCAAAACTAGATGAAATTCGTCGCGGATTTTCTAAATTATTACATCGAAGCAGCGATCCTCTAATTGAATTCTCCGCTACATTTAGCGCAGGGCTTGCTAAATTTAACAATCAGATCCATTCTGTTGATGAATTTGTACAAGCCGCTGATAAAGCCCTTTATGAAGCCAAAGCCAAAGGACGTAACTGCATCGTTTTAGACGGCAAATCTACTCTTCTTCCCTAA
- the dusB gene encoding tRNA dihydrouridine synthase DusB, protein MSSSSKEVKKLSPVNIGPHQIAHPIILAPMAGVTDRPFRQLCKNLGAGLAVSEMVGANSLLHGSEKTKRRANHEGETRPCSVQIVGADPNMMAEAARYNEAHGAEIIDINMGCPAKKVCNTLSGSALLKDEPLVAKILDAVVKAVNIPVTLKIRTGWDSHSRNGVTVAKMAQDCGIQALAVHGRTRSCMFQGEAEYETIAAIKQSINIPVFANGDINTPEKAKWVLEKTGVDGLMIGRAAQGRPWIFNEIIHYLNHNEMLEAPTITVVHELMTNHMKNLYAFYGEKRGVLVARKHVSWYSKGQRNGSTFRHTFNQLETAEEQLTAAETFFQSLMGS, encoded by the coding sequence ATGTCATCATCTTCAAAGGAAGTTAAGAAACTTTCTCCTGTCAATATTGGTCCTCACCAGATTGCACACCCTATTATCTTAGCGCCGATGGCAGGGGTGACAGATAGGCCTTTTCGTCAGTTATGTAAGAATTTAGGTGCAGGACTTGCTGTCTCAGAAATGGTGGGAGCCAATTCATTATTACATGGCAGCGAAAAAACCAAGCGCCGAGCAAACCATGAAGGTGAAACACGCCCTTGCTCGGTACAAATCGTTGGCGCCGATCCCAATATGATGGCTGAAGCTGCACGCTATAATGAAGCACATGGTGCAGAAATTATTGATATTAATATGGGCTGCCCTGCCAAAAAAGTCTGTAATACCCTATCCGGTTCTGCACTTCTCAAAGATGAACCGCTTGTTGCAAAAATTCTCGATGCGGTTGTCAAAGCCGTCAATATTCCGGTGACTTTAAAAATTCGCACCGGTTGGGATAGTCATAGCCGCAACGGCGTCACCGTCGCTAAAATGGCACAAGATTGTGGCATTCAAGCATTGGCCGTTCACGGTCGCACGCGCTCTTGCATGTTTCAAGGAGAAGCAGAATACGAAACGATTGCAGCGATTAAACAATCTATCAATATTCCTGTTTTTGCCAATGGGGATATCAATACGCCTGAAAAGGCCAAATGGGTATTAGAAAAAACCGGTGTTGATGGCTTAATGATAGGCCGTGCGGCTCAAGGTCGTCCTTGGATTTTCAACGAAATAATTCACTATTTAAATCACAATGAAATGCTAGAAGCACCCACCATTACCGTTGTTCATGAGCTGATGACAAATCATATGAAAAATTTATATGCATTCTACGGAGAAAAGCGTGGCGTATTAGTGGCACGTAAACACGTTTCATGGTACAGCAAAGGCCAGCGCAATGGTTCAACTTTCCGCCATACTTTCAATCAATTAGAAACAGCAGAAGAACAATTAACGGCTGCTGAAACATTCTTTCAAAGCTTGATGGGATCTTGA
- the dsbD gene encoding protein-disulfide reductase DsbD yields MLDKRKYNFIIIVLMLLVCGPSIQAQINQSNSPLPFSKVLSSEQAFMLSTSFEESVIKFQWQIASGCYLYQERLHISLIQKDLTKLSLMTKAILPPAEQVEDPYFGPESIYKNHLTIPVSLEGYTLQTAATNLKLQVQYQGCAESGFCYPPVTKWYDVTIANKQIQGLTQLADAPTLSDAPAIEKTPTSKSLTSLENKGTFSVIASFYFLGILLTFTPCVLPMIPILFGVIVGESHLNTRKAFRLSLVYVLSMSFTYAIAGIVAATLGKNLQALFQKPLAVFLFASLFIYLGLVQMGVARVRFPQRIQDMLTKLHHRQVGGSYLGAGIMGILATLIASPCVSAPLIGALSYISQSGNIALGGGALFAMGLGMGTLLLVVGTLEGKLLPKRGPWMHAVNQIFAIMMFGIAIWLLSRILPSSITLALWGGVLIFAAWCMGSFRKQAGFSGRVGFGLVIYAFILFWGAWHGETDPIKPLTTGFWGDKNNEKPSLFATIDSEQALTPILEAAKKQQQPLMLVFSAEWCTACKHLENKVFTDATVQKSMSQLALIRADVSPYSETNQILLQKFALIGPPAILFFDKNGKELTNYRIIGEVTPKQFLAHLDQVKQESDE; encoded by the coding sequence ATGCTGGATAAGAGAAAGTACAACTTTATCATTATCGTGCTCATGCTATTGGTTTGTGGACCAAGCATTCAAGCTCAGATTAATCAATCAAACTCCCCTTTACCTTTTTCAAAGGTATTGTCTAGTGAGCAAGCTTTTATGCTAAGTACCTCTTTTGAGGAAAGTGTTATTAAATTTCAATGGCAAATTGCTTCTGGATGTTATCTTTACCAAGAGCGTTTACATATTTCTTTAATTCAAAAAGATCTCACCAAATTATCCTTAATGACCAAAGCAATCTTACCCCCTGCCGAGCAAGTAGAAGATCCCTATTTTGGGCCCGAGTCTATTTATAAGAATCACCTAACTATCCCGGTTTCACTTGAAGGCTATACCCTACAGACAGCAGCAACGAATCTTAAATTACAAGTCCAGTATCAAGGATGTGCTGAATCAGGATTTTGCTATCCTCCAGTGACCAAGTGGTATGACGTCACCATTGCTAACAAACAAATACAAGGATTAACCCAGCTTGCTGATGCACCTACCCTTTCCGATGCGCCAGCGATTGAAAAAACACCGACGTCAAAAAGTTTAACATCGCTTGAGAATAAGGGCACATTCTCAGTCATTGCCAGCTTTTACTTTCTCGGGATTTTATTGACTTTCACTCCTTGTGTTTTACCCATGATTCCCATTTTGTTTGGGGTCATTGTTGGCGAAAGTCATTTGAACACACGTAAAGCTTTTCGATTATCACTGGTTTATGTGCTCAGTATGTCCTTCACCTATGCGATAGCAGGTATTGTTGCAGCAACCTTAGGTAAGAATTTACAAGCACTATTTCAAAAGCCGCTTGCCGTTTTCTTATTCGCCAGCTTATTTATCTATTTAGGGCTCGTTCAAATGGGCGTGGCTCGCGTGCGCTTTCCACAACGCATTCAAGATATGCTAACCAAACTTCATCATCGCCAAGTGGGTGGTTCTTATCTTGGTGCAGGCATCATGGGAATTTTAGCAACGCTTATTGCTTCACCTTGTGTGAGTGCTCCTTTAATTGGTGCGCTCAGTTACATCTCACAAAGTGGTAATATCGCATTGGGTGGTGGTGCCTTATTTGCAATGGGCCTAGGCATGGGCACCTTATTATTAGTTGTAGGAACCCTTGAAGGAAAATTACTTCCTAAAAGAGGTCCCTGGATGCACGCTGTTAATCAAATCTTTGCCATTATGATGTTTGGTATCGCTATTTGGTTACTCAGTCGTATTCTCCCAAGCTCAATCACTTTAGCCCTTTGGGGTGGCGTTCTTATTTTCGCTGCTTGGTGTATGGGAAGTTTTCGTAAACAAGCCGGTTTTTCTGGGCGGGTTGGTTTTGGACTCGTGATTTATGCATTTATCCTCTTTTGGGGAGCTTGGCATGGAGAAACCGATCCCATCAAACCACTTACCACTGGTTTTTGGGGAGATAAAAATAATGAAAAACCATCACTGTTCGCAACCATTGACTCAGAACAAGCACTGACGCCCATTTTGGAAGCCGCCAAAAAACAACAACAGCCTCTTATGCTGGTTTTTTCCGCGGAATGGTGTACGGCTTGTAAGCATCTTGAAAATAAAGTGTTCACTGATGCGACAGTGCAAAAATCAATGAGTCAGCTAGCTCTTATTAGGGCCGATGTCTCGCCTTATAGCGAAACGAATCAAATTTTGCTACAAAAGTTTGCATTAATAGGCCCACCCGCCATATTATTCTTCGACAAAAATGGCAAAGAACTAACAAATTATCGAATTATTGGCGAAGTCACTCCTAAGCAGTTTCTAGCCCACCTCGATCAGGTCAAACAGGAATCAGACGAATAA
- the prmA gene encoding 50S ribosomal protein L11 methyltransferase: protein MSFVEISFEVEEKATSSCSELLENLGALAVSYFDGANEPLLEPKPGTTPLWNKVKIVGLFDKEADLNHLRKTIFAFLPDLSLQVTTLPDQEWTRVWLEHFKPMPFGQGFWVAPHEHPDCALLEKEAIVLKLDPGLAFGTGTHPTTALCLEWLSNHRPLNQRVIDYGCGSGILGIGALLLGAHQVDAIDYDPQALISTRDNAIRNGLSDAQIAVFTPEAFQGQTAQTVLANILAEPLIELAPRLRLLTNMGGHIVLSGLLTNQSEAVLAVYREWFDFEPVKSIEEWALLVGKRIA, encoded by the coding sequence GTGTCCTTTGTAGAAATTTCTTTTGAGGTTGAAGAAAAGGCCACTTCATCTTGTAGTGAATTATTAGAAAATCTAGGTGCGCTAGCGGTTTCTTATTTTGATGGGGCTAATGAGCCCTTATTAGAACCCAAACCCGGCACAACCCCTTTGTGGAACAAAGTTAAAATTGTTGGGTTGTTTGATAAGGAAGCGGATCTAAATCATCTGCGCAAAACCATATTTGCTTTTTTGCCAGATCTTTCATTACAAGTCACAACATTACCTGATCAAGAATGGACAAGGGTGTGGCTTGAACACTTTAAACCCATGCCGTTTGGCCAAGGTTTTTGGGTTGCACCGCATGAACATCCTGATTGTGCTTTACTGGAAAAAGAAGCGATTGTACTCAAACTGGATCCGGGTCTTGCGTTTGGAACAGGCACTCATCCGACAACCGCTTTATGCCTTGAATGGTTAAGCAACCATCGCCCACTCAATCAGCGTGTTATCGATTATGGTTGCGGTTCAGGGATATTAGGGATTGGTGCATTACTGCTTGGTGCTCATCAGGTTGATGCCATTGATTATGATCCACAAGCGCTTATCAGCACACGGGATAATGCTATCCGAAATGGCTTATCTGACGCCCAAATCGCGGTATTTACTCCAGAAGCTTTTCAAGGACAAACAGCACAAACCGTTTTAGCGAATATTTTAGCTGAGCCTTTAATTGAGCTTGCCCCGCGGTTGCGCCTATTAACGAACATGGGAGGACATATTGTGCTTTCAGGTTTGTTAACAAACCAATCTGAGGCCGTTCTCGCTGTTTATCGTGAATGGTTCGATTTTGAGCCTGTTAAAAGCATCGAAGAATGGGCTTTATTGGTTGGTAAAAGAATCGCATAA
- the accC gene encoding acetyl-CoA carboxylase biotin carboxylase subunit: MLDKVVIANRGEIALRILRACHELGIKTVTLYSTVDRDLLPVRLSDEAICIGPAPSPESYLNIPAIISAAEITDSVAIHPGYGFLAENADFAERVEQSGFIFIGPKPDTIRLMGNKVSAIKAMKEAGVPCVPGSDGPLDDDDKRNLQIAREIGYPVIIKAAGGGGGRGMRVVQSEAALLSAISLTQTEAANAFGNSSVYMEKYLERPRHIEIQVLADGQGNAIHLGERDCSMQRRHQKVLEEAPAPFITPEQREQIGKRCVDACLRIGYRGAGTFEFLFQDGEFYFIEMNTRVQVEHPITEMITGVDIVKEQLKIASGEKLSLKQSDVRLQGHAIECRINAEDPKTFIPCPGKITWYHAPGGPGVRIDSHIYSSYSVPPNYDSLIAKLITYGNDRHEAIRRMRNALSEIVVDGIKTNIPLHQELMRDTHFMDGGTTIHYLENKMKDLT, encoded by the coding sequence ATGTTAGATAAGGTTGTTATTGCTAATCGTGGAGAAATTGCTTTGCGCATTTTGCGCGCTTGCCATGAATTAGGGATTAAAACAGTTACACTCTACTCAACGGTTGATAGAGATCTGCTTCCGGTACGTTTATCTGATGAAGCAATTTGTATAGGCCCTGCGCCTTCTCCTGAAAGTTACCTCAATATTCCTGCCATTATCAGTGCTGCAGAAATAACAGATTCTGTTGCCATTCATCCAGGTTATGGATTTTTAGCTGAAAATGCAGATTTTGCAGAACGCGTTGAACAAAGTGGTTTTATTTTTATTGGTCCAAAGCCTGACACCATTCGATTAATGGGCAATAAAGTCTCTGCGATTAAAGCCATGAAAGAAGCGGGCGTTCCTTGTGTGCCTGGCTCAGATGGACCACTGGATGACGATGATAAACGTAATTTACAAATTGCTCGCGAAATTGGCTACCCCGTGATTATTAAAGCCGCCGGTGGTGGCGGTGGTCGAGGTATGCGAGTAGTACAAAGTGAAGCCGCTTTACTCAGTGCCATTTCATTAACGCAAACCGAAGCCGCGAATGCTTTTGGTAATAGTAGCGTTTACATGGAAAAATACTTGGAAAGACCCAGACACATTGAAATTCAAGTGTTGGCCGATGGCCAAGGCAATGCCATTCACTTAGGTGAAAGGGATTGTTCGATGCAACGTCGCCATCAAAAAGTGTTAGAAGAAGCACCTGCGCCTTTTATTACACCAGAACAACGTGAACAAATTGGTAAGCGATGCGTTGATGCCTGTTTAAGAATCGGTTACCGCGGTGCCGGTACCTTCGAATTCTTATTCCAAGATGGTGAATTTTATTTCATTGAAATGAATACTCGCGTTCAAGTCGAACATCCTATCACAGAAATGATTACAGGCGTTGATATTGTGAAAGAGCAATTGAAAATTGCTTCGGGCGAGAAACTTTCTCTCAAACAATCTGATGTTCGCCTGCAAGGCCATGCCATTGAATGCCGAATTAATGCGGAAGATCCTAAAACCTTTATTCCCTGTCCGGGAAAGATCACCTGGTATCATGCGCCTGGCGGTCCTGGTGTGCGTATCGATTCTCATATTTATAGCTCTTATTCGGTACCCCCTAACTATGATTCTTTGATTGCTAAACTCATCACTTATGGTAATGACCGACATGAGGCTATCCGTCGCATGCGCAATGCGCTAAGCGAGATTGTGGTTGATGGCATTAAAACCAATATTCCACTACATCAAGAACTGATGCGTGATACCCATTTCATGGATGGTGGCACAACCATTCACTACCTTGAAAACAAAATGAAGGATTTAACCTAG
- a CDS encoding helix-turn-helix domain-containing protein, translating to MQNNNPLREIVARIMEEYFCTLDGQPAKQLYDLVIKEVELGLFKTVLQYAGGNQSKAAEWLGLARGTLRKRLAEYGLE from the coding sequence ATGCAAAACAATAACCCTTTGCGCGAAATTGTTGCGCGAATCATGGAAGAATATTTTTGCACCCTCGATGGTCAACCTGCAAAACAACTCTATGACTTAGTCATCAAAGAAGTAGAACTTGGTTTGTTTAAAACCGTATTGCAGTATGCCGGGGGGAATCAAAGTAAAGCAGCAGAATGGTTAGGCCTTGCCAGGGGAACATTGCGCAAACGCTTGGCTGAATATGGCTTAGAATAA
- a CDS encoding co-chaperone GroES, with amino-acid sequence MKVTPLGDRVLVKQEDEPQKTEGGIFLPETAKEAPQWGTVVRIGPGKLLENGEVRRLTVKEGDKVIFGKYSGTKVKMGQDELLFMREEDIMAIVED; translated from the coding sequence ATCAAAGTAACGCCGCTCGGAGATCGCGTATTAGTTAAGCAAGAAGATGAGCCACAAAAAACCGAAGGCGGAATTTTTCTTCCTGAAACCGCAAAAGAAGCTCCCCAATGGGGCACGGTTGTTCGTATCGGACCCGGTAAATTGTTAGAAAACGGGGAAGTACGCCGTTTAACTGTCAAAGAAGGCGACAAAGTTATTTTCGGAAAGTATTCCGGTACAAAAGTTAAAATGGGTCAAGATGAACTTCTTTTCATGCGTGAAGAAGACATTATGGCGATTGTTGAAGACTAA
- the aroQ gene encoding type II 3-dehydroquinate dehydratase — MAKLLVIHGPNLNMLGNREPEHYGKLSLDEINKLIIKHAKKNPTECFQSNAEHEIIDKIQTCKADYLIINPGALTHTSIAIRDALIAVKIPFYEVHLSNIYARESFRHISYLSDIATGVVSGLGHFGYLAAIDAALASQS; from the coding sequence ATGGCTAAGTTATTAGTTATTCATGGACCAAACTTAAACATGCTCGGCAATAGAGAGCCTGAGCACTATGGTAAGTTATCGCTAGATGAAATTAATAAGCTTATTATCAAACATGCCAAGAAAAATCCTACTGAATGTTTTCAATCGAATGCAGAACATGAAATTATCGACAAGATCCAAACATGCAAAGCCGACTATCTGATTATTAATCCCGGTGCGTTAACACACACTAGTATCGCTATTCGAGATGCCCTTATCGCTGTCAAAATTCCCTTTTATGAAGTACATCTGTCCAATATATATGCTAGAGAAAGTTTTCGACATATAAGCTATCTCAGCGATATCGCAACAGGTGTTGTCAGCGGTCTTGGACATTTTGGTTATCTAGCCGCTATTGATGCTGCGCTTGCTTCACAGTCCTAG
- the cutA gene encoding divalent cation tolerance protein CutA, with protein METAYYLVLCTCPNQATALQIAEELLGAGLVACINIIPNLTSIYSWEGKLIQSEESLLYLKTRKDKLADLEQAILTIHPYKVPEFIATAITYCNENFTYWMDGVLGGALREEE; from the coding sequence ATGGAAACTGCCTATTATCTCGTTTTATGTACATGCCCTAATCAGGCAACTGCCCTTCAAATAGCAGAAGAATTATTAGGTGCAGGACTTGTAGCATGTATTAATATCATACCTAATCTTACCTCAATTTATTCCTGGGAAGGAAAATTAATCCAGAGTGAAGAGTCATTATTGTATTTAAAAACGAGAAAAGATAAGCTTGCTGACTTAGAACAGGCTATTTTGACGATTCATCCTTACAAAGTTCCTGAGTTTATTGCGACAGCTATCACTTATTGCAATGAGAATTTCACTTATTGGATGGATGGTGTATTAGGTGGCGCACTTAGGGAAGAAGAGTAG
- the groL gene encoding chaperonin GroEL (60 kDa chaperone family; promotes refolding of misfolded polypeptides especially under stressful conditions; forms two stacked rings of heptamers to form a barrel-shaped 14mer; ends can be capped by GroES; misfolded proteins enter the barrel where they are refolded when GroES binds) encodes MAAKQFLYDVDARKASLDGVEKLARAVRVTLGPKGRNVVIQKSFGAPLITKDGATVAKNVELSNPLENIAAELVKDVASKTADDAGDGTTTATVLTHAIFAEGIKALAAGINPMDLKRGIDKAVKVAVEELKKLSVPCADTKAIAQVGTISANSDETIGNIIAEAMSKVGKEGVITVEDGNGLEDQLDVVEGMQFDRGYLSPYFINNQQNMTCELENPFILLVDKKISTIRDMLPVLESVAKSGRQLLIVAEDVEGEALATLVVNTIRGVVKVCAVKAPGFGDRRKAMLQDIAILTSANVISEEIGLTLEKCTINDLGTAKRVVISKENTTIIDGSGSSTDIKARVDSIRKQIDETSSDYDREKLQERVAKLSGGVAVIKVGAATEVEMKEKKARVEDALHATRAAVEEGVVPGGGVALVRIITAVKNVKADNRDQDLGVSIITRALEAPLRQIVSNAGGEPSVVLNKVLEQKGNYGYNAATSEYGDMIQMGILDPTKVTRSALQNAASVAGLMITTDCMIADIPKEERSDAASDMGGMGGMGGMGGMGGMM; translated from the coding sequence ATGGCAGCAAAACAATTTTTATATGATGTTGATGCACGCAAAGCAAGCCTTGATGGCGTTGAAAAGTTAGCTCGTGCAGTACGTGTCACGTTAGGTCCTAAAGGCCGTAACGTGGTAATTCAAAAATCTTTTGGTGCACCTTTAATCACCAAAGATGGCGCAACCGTTGCTAAAAACGTTGAGCTTTCCAATCCGCTTGAAAATATTGCTGCGGAATTGGTTAAAGATGTTGCTTCTAAAACCGCGGATGACGCAGGTGATGGTACAACTACTGCCACCGTTCTGACACATGCTATTTTTGCTGAAGGCATTAAAGCATTGGCAGCAGGCATCAATCCTATGGACTTAAAACGTGGTATTGATAAAGCCGTTAAAGTTGCTGTTGAAGAACTCAAAAAATTATCGGTTCCTTGTGCTGATACCAAAGCGATTGCACAAGTGGGTACGATTTCTGCTAATTCCGATGAAACCATCGGTAATATTATTGCAGAAGCAATGAGCAAAGTAGGTAAAGAAGGCGTTATTACTGTTGAAGATGGTAATGGCTTAGAAGATCAATTAGATGTTGTTGAAGGGATGCAATTTGACCGCGGTTATTTGTCCCCTTACTTTATCAACAATCAACAAAACATGACCTGTGAATTAGAAAATCCATTTATCTTATTAGTAGATAAAAAGATTTCAACAATTCGTGATATGTTGCCTGTGCTTGAAAGTGTTGCTAAATCTGGCCGCCAATTATTAATCGTAGCTGAAGACGTTGAAGGCGAAGCATTAGCAACATTAGTTGTTAATACAATTCGTGGCGTTGTGAAAGTTTGTGCTGTTAAAGCACCAGGCTTTGGCGATCGTCGTAAAGCAATGTTACAAGATATTGCAATCTTAACCAGCGCGAATGTCATTTCTGAAGAAATTGGCTTAACGTTAGAAAAATGCACAATCAATGATTTAGGTACTGCTAAACGTGTTGTGATCAGCAAAGAAAACACCACGATTATTGATGGCTCAGGTTCAAGCACTGACATCAAAGCACGTGTTGATTCTATTCGTAAACAAATCGACGAAACCAGCTCTGATTATGATCGTGAAAAACTTCAAGAACGTGTTGCTAAGCTTTCCGGCGGTGTTGCTGTGATCAAAGTAGGCGCTGCAACTGAAGTTGAAATGAAAGAGAAAAAAGCGCGTGTTGAAGATGCGTTACATGCAACTCGTGCGGCTGTAGAAGAAGGCGTTGTTCCTGGTGGTGGCGTTGCATTAGTTCGCATCATTACTGCGGTTAAGAATGTAAAAGCAGATAATCGTGATCAAGACTTAGGTGTAAGCATTATTACGCGTGCACTTGAAGCTCCTTTACGTCAGATCGTTTCTAACGCAGGTGGCGAACCTTCTGTTGTATTGAACAAAGTTCTGGAACAAAAAGGTAACTATGGTTACAACGCTGCAACCAGCGAATATGGCGATATGATTCAAATGGGTATTTTGGATCCAACCAAAGTAACCCGTAGCGCATTGCAAAATGCGGCATCGGTTGCCGGTTTAATGATCACCACAGACTGCATGATTGCTGATATCCCTAAAGAAGAGCGTTCTGATGCTGCTTCTGACATG